The following are encoded together in the Ovis canadensis isolate MfBH-ARS-UI-01 breed Bighorn chromosome 2, ARS-UI_OviCan_v2, whole genome shotgun sequence genome:
- the CXCR1 gene encoding C-X-C chemokine receptor type 1 isoform X1, whose product MPRPVFRLFSEEPWRFCGNLLCSDYLDGERGTPTLLSRRAFVCFTSVSSVFQSDHTMTITLKDLSNSSYLWEGFEDYSGTPPTEEFDYSPCEISTETLNKYAVVVIYALVFLLSLLGNSLVMLVILYSRVGRSVTDVYLLNLAMADLLFAMTLPIWAASKAKGWIFGTPLCKVVSLLKEVNFYSGILLLACISMDRYLAIVHATRTLTQKRHWVKFICLGIWALSVILALPIFIFREAYQPPSSSLVCYEHLGANTTKWRMIMRVLPQTFGFLLPLLVMLFCYGLTLRTLFSAQMGQKHRAMRVIFAVVLVFLLCWLPYNLVLIADTLMRAQVITETCQRRNDIGRALDATEILGFLHSCLNPLIYVFIGQKFRHGLLKIMAIHGLISKEFLAKDGRPSFVGSSSGNTSTTL is encoded by the exons ATGCCCCGACCA GTTTTCAGATTGTTCTCTGAAGAACCCTGGAGGTTTTGCGGGAACCTCCTCTGTAGTGACTACTTAGATGGAGAGAGAGGCACACCCACCCTCCTCAGCAGAAGAGCTTTTGTCTGTTTCACGTCTGTTTCTTCTG tcttTCAATCAGATCACACCATGACAATCACCCTGAAAGATTTATCTAATAGCAGTTATTTGTGGGAGGGGTTTGAGGATTACAGCGGCACGCCACCCACAGAAGAATTTGATTACAGTCCCTGTGAGATAAGCACTGAGACACTCAACAAGTATGCTGTGGTCGTCATCTATGCCCTGGTCTTCTTGCTAAGCCTCCTGGGAAACTCCCTGGTGATGCTGGTCATCTTGTACAGCCGGGTCGGTCGCTCTGTCACTGATGTCTACCTGCTGAACCTGGCCATGGCTGACCTGCTCTTCGCCATGACCTTGCCTATCTGGGCTGCCTCCAAGGCAAAGGGCTGGATCTTCGGCACACCCCTGTGCAAGGTGGTCTCACTCCTGAAGGAAGTCAACTTCTACAGCGGTATTCTACTGCTGGCCTGCATCAGCATGGACCGCTACCTGGCCATTGTCCATGCCACACGCACACTGACCCAGAAGCGGCACTGGGTCAAGTTCATATGTTTAGGCATCTGGGCCCTGTCCGTGATCCTGGCCCTGCCCATCTTCATCTTCCGTGAGGCCTATCAACCACCCTCCTCCAGCCTAGTCTGCTACGAGCACCTGGGTGCCAATACAACGAAATGGCGGATGATAATGCGTGTCCTGCCCCAGACTTTTGGCTTCCTCCTGCCCCTGCTGGTCATGCTTTTCTGCTATGGACTCACCCTGCGCACACTGTTTTCAGCCCAAATGGGACAGAAGCACCGGGCCATGCGGGTCATCTTTGCTGTTGTGCTCGTCTTCCTGCTCTGCTGGCTGCCCTACAACCTGGTCCTGATCGCAGACACCCTCATGAGGGCCCAGGTGATCACCGAGACCTGTCAGCGCCGCAACGACATTGGCCGGGCCCTGGACGCCACCGAGATCCTGGGCTTCCTGCACAGCTGCCTCAACCCTCTCATCTACGTCTTCATTGGCCAGAAGTTTCGCCACGGACTCCTCAAGATCATGGCCATCCATGGCCTGATCAGCAAGGAGTTCTTGGCCAAGGATGGCAGGCCTTCCTTTGTTGGCTCTTCTTCAGGGAACACGTCTACTACCCTCTGA
- the CXCR1 gene encoding C-X-C chemokine receptor type 1 isoform X2: protein MVGGSVFQSDHTMTITLKDLSNSSYLWEGFEDYSGTPPTEEFDYSPCEISTETLNKYAVVVIYALVFLLSLLGNSLVMLVILYSRVGRSVTDVYLLNLAMADLLFAMTLPIWAASKAKGWIFGTPLCKVVSLLKEVNFYSGILLLACISMDRYLAIVHATRTLTQKRHWVKFICLGIWALSVILALPIFIFREAYQPPSSSLVCYEHLGANTTKWRMIMRVLPQTFGFLLPLLVMLFCYGLTLRTLFSAQMGQKHRAMRVIFAVVLVFLLCWLPYNLVLIADTLMRAQVITETCQRRNDIGRALDATEILGFLHSCLNPLIYVFIGQKFRHGLLKIMAIHGLISKEFLAKDGRPSFVGSSSGNTSTTL, encoded by the exons ATGGTTGGTGGCTCAG tcttTCAATCAGATCACACCATGACAATCACCCTGAAAGATTTATCTAATAGCAGTTATTTGTGGGAGGGGTTTGAGGATTACAGCGGCACGCCACCCACAGAAGAATTTGATTACAGTCCCTGTGAGATAAGCACTGAGACACTCAACAAGTATGCTGTGGTCGTCATCTATGCCCTGGTCTTCTTGCTAAGCCTCCTGGGAAACTCCCTGGTGATGCTGGTCATCTTGTACAGCCGGGTCGGTCGCTCTGTCACTGATGTCTACCTGCTGAACCTGGCCATGGCTGACCTGCTCTTCGCCATGACCTTGCCTATCTGGGCTGCCTCCAAGGCAAAGGGCTGGATCTTCGGCACACCCCTGTGCAAGGTGGTCTCACTCCTGAAGGAAGTCAACTTCTACAGCGGTATTCTACTGCTGGCCTGCATCAGCATGGACCGCTACCTGGCCATTGTCCATGCCACACGCACACTGACCCAGAAGCGGCACTGGGTCAAGTTCATATGTTTAGGCATCTGGGCCCTGTCCGTGATCCTGGCCCTGCCCATCTTCATCTTCCGTGAGGCCTATCAACCACCCTCCTCCAGCCTAGTCTGCTACGAGCACCTGGGTGCCAATACAACGAAATGGCGGATGATAATGCGTGTCCTGCCCCAGACTTTTGGCTTCCTCCTGCCCCTGCTGGTCATGCTTTTCTGCTATGGACTCACCCTGCGCACACTGTTTTCAGCCCAAATGGGACAGAAGCACCGGGCCATGCGGGTCATCTTTGCTGTTGTGCTCGTCTTCCTGCTCTGCTGGCTGCCCTACAACCTGGTCCTGATCGCAGACACCCTCATGAGGGCCCAGGTGATCACCGAGACCTGTCAGCGCCGCAACGACATTGGCCGGGCCCTGGACGCCACCGAGATCCTGGGCTTCCTGCACAGCTGCCTCAACCCTCTCATCTACGTCTTCATTGGCCAGAAGTTTCGCCACGGACTCCTCAAGATCATGGCCATCCATGGCCTGATCAGCAAGGAGTTCTTGGCCAAGGATGGCAGGCCTTCCTTTGTTGGCTCTTCTTCAGGGAACACGTCTACTACCCTCTGA
- the CXCR1 gene encoding C-X-C chemokine receptor type 1 isoform X3 produces MTITLKDLSNSSYLWEGFEDYSGTPPTEEFDYSPCEISTETLNKYAVVVIYALVFLLSLLGNSLVMLVILYSRVGRSVTDVYLLNLAMADLLFAMTLPIWAASKAKGWIFGTPLCKVVSLLKEVNFYSGILLLACISMDRYLAIVHATRTLTQKRHWVKFICLGIWALSVILALPIFIFREAYQPPSSSLVCYEHLGANTTKWRMIMRVLPQTFGFLLPLLVMLFCYGLTLRTLFSAQMGQKHRAMRVIFAVVLVFLLCWLPYNLVLIADTLMRAQVITETCQRRNDIGRALDATEILGFLHSCLNPLIYVFIGQKFRHGLLKIMAIHGLISKEFLAKDGRPSFVGSSSGNTSTTL; encoded by the coding sequence ATGACAATCACCCTGAAAGATTTATCTAATAGCAGTTATTTGTGGGAGGGGTTTGAGGATTACAGCGGCACGCCACCCACAGAAGAATTTGATTACAGTCCCTGTGAGATAAGCACTGAGACACTCAACAAGTATGCTGTGGTCGTCATCTATGCCCTGGTCTTCTTGCTAAGCCTCCTGGGAAACTCCCTGGTGATGCTGGTCATCTTGTACAGCCGGGTCGGTCGCTCTGTCACTGATGTCTACCTGCTGAACCTGGCCATGGCTGACCTGCTCTTCGCCATGACCTTGCCTATCTGGGCTGCCTCCAAGGCAAAGGGCTGGATCTTCGGCACACCCCTGTGCAAGGTGGTCTCACTCCTGAAGGAAGTCAACTTCTACAGCGGTATTCTACTGCTGGCCTGCATCAGCATGGACCGCTACCTGGCCATTGTCCATGCCACACGCACACTGACCCAGAAGCGGCACTGGGTCAAGTTCATATGTTTAGGCATCTGGGCCCTGTCCGTGATCCTGGCCCTGCCCATCTTCATCTTCCGTGAGGCCTATCAACCACCCTCCTCCAGCCTAGTCTGCTACGAGCACCTGGGTGCCAATACAACGAAATGGCGGATGATAATGCGTGTCCTGCCCCAGACTTTTGGCTTCCTCCTGCCCCTGCTGGTCATGCTTTTCTGCTATGGACTCACCCTGCGCACACTGTTTTCAGCCCAAATGGGACAGAAGCACCGGGCCATGCGGGTCATCTTTGCTGTTGTGCTCGTCTTCCTGCTCTGCTGGCTGCCCTACAACCTGGTCCTGATCGCAGACACCCTCATGAGGGCCCAGGTGATCACCGAGACCTGTCAGCGCCGCAACGACATTGGCCGGGCCCTGGACGCCACCGAGATCCTGGGCTTCCTGCACAGCTGCCTCAACCCTCTCATCTACGTCTTCATTGGCCAGAAGTTTCGCCACGGACTCCTCAAGATCATGGCCATCCATGGCCTGATCAGCAAGGAGTTCTTGGCCAAGGATGGCAGGCCTTCCTTTGTTGGCTCTTCTTCAGGGAACACGTCTACTACCCTCTGA